One region of Corvus hawaiiensis isolate bCorHaw1 chromosome 12, bCorHaw1.pri.cur, whole genome shotgun sequence genomic DNA includes:
- the KATNB1 gene encoding katanin p80 WD40 repeat-containing subunit B1 isoform X2 produces MAVAVTTKTAWKLQEIMAHSSNVSSVVLGKGSGRMLATGGDDCRVNIWSVSKPNCIMSLTGHTTPIESLQVNPNEKLIVAGSRSGSIRVWDLEAAKVLRTLPGHKANICSLHFHPFGSFVASGSLDTNIKLWDVRRKGCIFTFKGHTEAVRCLRFSPDGKWVASAADDHTVKLWDLTAGKLMFEFTGHTGPVNVVEFHPNEYLLASGSSDRTVRFWDLEKFQVVSCIEEEATPVRCVLFNPDGCCLYSGFQDSLRVYGWEPERCFDVVLVNWGKVADLSISNNQLIGVSFAQSTVSSFVVDLSRVPKSDSIPHGLIRDDQPLVPPTPTGSSLRRIYDRPSTSCSKPQRVKHNSESERHSPSSEDDRDEKESKAEIQNQEDYKEIFQPKNAICRTPPRNEPFPAPPEDEPGTAKEAVKPSQAADVQTSLPKQELPDPVQRPAIASSTSLSRTEPSVIPAARNEPIGLKASDFLPAVKNQSQTELVDEEAMSQIRKGHETMCVVLTSRHKNLDTVRAVWSTSDIKNSLDSAVAINDLSVVVDLLNIVNQKASLWKLDLCTIVLPQIEKLLQSKYESYVQTGCTSLKLILQRFLPLITDILAAPPSVGVDISREERLHKCKLCYKQLKNISNVVKNKSGLSGRHGSAFRELLLLMAVLD; encoded by the exons ATGGCCGTGGCCGTCACCACGAAGACGGCATGGAAGCTGC AAGAAATCATGGCCCACAGCAGCAATGTGTCCTCAGTAGTCCTGGGAAAAGGTTCAGGCCGGATGCTGGCCACTGGAGGTGATGACTGTCGGGTCAACATATGGTCAGTTAGCAAGCCCAACTGCATCATG AGCTTGACTGGCCACACAACCCCCATCGAGAGCCTACAGGTCAACCCAAATGAGAAGCTCATAGTTGCAGGGTCCCGGTCAGGATCCATTCGAGTTTGGGACCTGGAAGCTGCCAAAG ttCTTCGTACCTTACCAGGTCACAAAGCAAATATCTGCAGCCTTCATTTCCATCCTTTTGGAAGCTTTGTGGCATCTGGCTCCTTGGACACCAACATTAAG CTCTGGGATGTAAGAAGAAAAGGCTGTATCTTCACATTCAAG gGTCACACAGAAGCAGTTCGGTGTCTCCGCTTTAGCCCTGATGGGAAATGGGTGGCCTCTGCTGCTGATGATCACACTGTAAAG cTGTGGGATCTGACTGCTGGGAAGTTAATGTTTGAGTTTACAGGACACACTGGCCCAGTAAACGTTGTTGAATTCCATCCCAATGAATACCTTTTGGCTTCTGGCAGCTCTGACAG GACTGTTCGGTTCTGGGACTTGGAGAAGTTTCAAGTTGTGAGCTGTATTGAAGAGGAAGCTACTCCTGTCAG GTGTGTGCTCTTCAACCCAGATGGCTGCTGCTTGTACAGCGGCTTCCAGGATTCGCTGCGTGTGTACGGCTGGGAGCCAGAGCGCTGTTTTGATGTGGTCTTGGTGAACTGGGGAAAAGTAGCTGACTTGTCTATCAGCAACAACCAGCTG ATAGGCGTTTCCTTTGCACAAAGCACAGTCTCTTCCTTCGTTGTGGATCTCAGCAGAGTCCCAAAGTCAGATTCTATTCCTCATGGGTTGATCAGGGACGACCAGCCTCTTGTGCCACCTACCCCCACAGGGTCCTCCCTTCGCCGCATCTATGACAGGCCCTCAACGAGCTGCAGCAAGCCACAGAG AGTGAAGCACAATTCGGAGAGTGAGAGGCACAGTCCTAGCAGTGAAGATGACCGGGATGAGAAGGAATCAAAGGCTGAGATCCAGAACCAGGAGGATTACAAAGAGATCTTCCAGCCCAAGAATGCGATCT GCCGAACTCCTCCTCGAAATGagccctttccagcccctcctgaggATG AGCCTGGAACTGCAAAGGAAGCAGTGAAGCCCAGCCAAGCTGCGGATGTCCAGACCTCGTTGCCAAAGCAAGAGCTC CCTGATCCAGTCCAGAGGCCAGCGATTGCCTCCTCAACTTCTTTGAGCAGAACAGAGCCATCAGTGATTCCGGCAGCCAGGAATGAGCCCATTGGCCTGAAGGCCTCTGACTTTCTCCCA GCTGTGAAAAACCAAAGCCAGACGGAGCTGGTGGATGAGGAAGCCATGTCCCAGATCAGGAAAGGCCACGAGACCATGTGTGTGGTGCTCACCAGCCGCCACAAGAACCTGGACACCGTGCGGGCTGTATGGAGCACCAGTGACATCAAG AACTCTCTGGACTCTGCAGTGGCAATCAATGATCTGTCTGTTGTCGTGGATCTCTTGAATATTGTCAACCAAAAAGC GTCTCTCTGGAAGCTGGATTTGTGTACTATAGTCCTGCCGCAGATAGAAAAACTGCTCCAAAGCAAATACGAAAG TTACGTGCAGACTGGCTGCACATCCCTGAAGCTCATTCTCCAGAGATTCCTGCCACTCATCACAGACATCCTTGCTGCACCACCTTCTGTTGGAGTGGACatcagcagagaggaaag gcttCACAAATGCAAGTTGTGCTACAAGCAGCTGAAAAACATCAGCAATGTTGTTAAGAACAAGTCTGGGCTCAGCGGCCGCCATGGTAGTGCCTTTCGGGAACTGCTTCTCCTCATGGCTGTCCTGGACTAA
- the KATNB1 gene encoding katanin p80 WD40 repeat-containing subunit B1 isoform X1 has protein sequence MAVAVTTKTAWKLQEIMAHSSNVSSVVLGKGSGRMLATGGDDCRVNIWSVSKPNCIMSLTGHTTPIESLQVNPNEKLIVAGSRSGSIRVWDLEAAKVLRTLPGHKANICSLHFHPFGSFVASGSLDTNIKLWDVRRKGCIFTFKGHTEAVRCLRFSPDGKWVASAADDHTVKLWDLTAGKLMFEFTGHTGPVNVVEFHPNEYLLASGSSDRTVRFWDLEKFQVVSCIEEEATPVRCVLFNPDGCCLYSGFQDSLRVYGWEPERCFDVVLVNWGKVADLSISNNQLIGVSFAQSTVSSFVVDLSRVPKSDSIPHGLIRDDQPLVPPTPTGSSLRRIYDRPSTSCSKPQSRVKHNSESERHSPSSEDDRDEKESKAEIQNQEDYKEIFQPKNAICRTPPRNEPFPAPPEDEPGTAKEAVKPSQAADVQTSLPKQELPDPVQRPAIASSTSLSRTEPSVIPAARNEPIGLKASDFLPAVKNQSQTELVDEEAMSQIRKGHETMCVVLTSRHKNLDTVRAVWSTSDIKNSLDSAVAINDLSVVVDLLNIVNQKASLWKLDLCTIVLPQIEKLLQSKYESYVQTGCTSLKLILQRFLPLITDILAAPPSVGVDISREERLHKCKLCYKQLKNISNVVKNKSGLSGRHGSAFRELLLLMAVLD, from the exons ATGGCCGTGGCCGTCACCACGAAGACGGCATGGAAGCTGC AAGAAATCATGGCCCACAGCAGCAATGTGTCCTCAGTAGTCCTGGGAAAAGGTTCAGGCCGGATGCTGGCCACTGGAGGTGATGACTGTCGGGTCAACATATGGTCAGTTAGCAAGCCCAACTGCATCATG AGCTTGACTGGCCACACAACCCCCATCGAGAGCCTACAGGTCAACCCAAATGAGAAGCTCATAGTTGCAGGGTCCCGGTCAGGATCCATTCGAGTTTGGGACCTGGAAGCTGCCAAAG ttCTTCGTACCTTACCAGGTCACAAAGCAAATATCTGCAGCCTTCATTTCCATCCTTTTGGAAGCTTTGTGGCATCTGGCTCCTTGGACACCAACATTAAG CTCTGGGATGTAAGAAGAAAAGGCTGTATCTTCACATTCAAG gGTCACACAGAAGCAGTTCGGTGTCTCCGCTTTAGCCCTGATGGGAAATGGGTGGCCTCTGCTGCTGATGATCACACTGTAAAG cTGTGGGATCTGACTGCTGGGAAGTTAATGTTTGAGTTTACAGGACACACTGGCCCAGTAAACGTTGTTGAATTCCATCCCAATGAATACCTTTTGGCTTCTGGCAGCTCTGACAG GACTGTTCGGTTCTGGGACTTGGAGAAGTTTCAAGTTGTGAGCTGTATTGAAGAGGAAGCTACTCCTGTCAG GTGTGTGCTCTTCAACCCAGATGGCTGCTGCTTGTACAGCGGCTTCCAGGATTCGCTGCGTGTGTACGGCTGGGAGCCAGAGCGCTGTTTTGATGTGGTCTTGGTGAACTGGGGAAAAGTAGCTGACTTGTCTATCAGCAACAACCAGCTG ATAGGCGTTTCCTTTGCACAAAGCACAGTCTCTTCCTTCGTTGTGGATCTCAGCAGAGTCCCAAAGTCAGATTCTATTCCTCATGGGTTGATCAGGGACGACCAGCCTCTTGTGCCACCTACCCCCACAGGGTCCTCCCTTCGCCGCATCTATGACAGGCCCTCAACGAGCTGCAGCAAGCCACAGAG CAGAGTGAAGCACAATTCGGAGAGTGAGAGGCACAGTCCTAGCAGTGAAGATGACCGGGATGAGAAGGAATCAAAGGCTGAGATCCAGAACCAGGAGGATTACAAAGAGATCTTCCAGCCCAAGAATGCGATCT GCCGAACTCCTCCTCGAAATGagccctttccagcccctcctgaggATG AGCCTGGAACTGCAAAGGAAGCAGTGAAGCCCAGCCAAGCTGCGGATGTCCAGACCTCGTTGCCAAAGCAAGAGCTC CCTGATCCAGTCCAGAGGCCAGCGATTGCCTCCTCAACTTCTTTGAGCAGAACAGAGCCATCAGTGATTCCGGCAGCCAGGAATGAGCCCATTGGCCTGAAGGCCTCTGACTTTCTCCCA GCTGTGAAAAACCAAAGCCAGACGGAGCTGGTGGATGAGGAAGCCATGTCCCAGATCAGGAAAGGCCACGAGACCATGTGTGTGGTGCTCACCAGCCGCCACAAGAACCTGGACACCGTGCGGGCTGTATGGAGCACCAGTGACATCAAG AACTCTCTGGACTCTGCAGTGGCAATCAATGATCTGTCTGTTGTCGTGGATCTCTTGAATATTGTCAACCAAAAAGC GTCTCTCTGGAAGCTGGATTTGTGTACTATAGTCCTGCCGCAGATAGAAAAACTGCTCCAAAGCAAATACGAAAG TTACGTGCAGACTGGCTGCACATCCCTGAAGCTCATTCTCCAGAGATTCCTGCCACTCATCACAGACATCCTTGCTGCACCACCTTCTGTTGGAGTGGACatcagcagagaggaaag gcttCACAAATGCAAGTTGTGCTACAAGCAGCTGAAAAACATCAGCAATGTTGTTAAGAACAAGTCTGGGCTCAGCGGCCGCCATGGTAGTGCCTTTCGGGAACTGCTTCTCCTCATGGCTGTCCTGGACTAA